The nucleotide window CGCGTAGCGCTGCAGGACGGCCAGGGTGGCTTCGCCGGGCGACCGGTCGAGCGTGACCGAGAGCACGAACGCGCCGTCTTCGTCCCAGAACCCGGGGAGCGCGGCCGCGCCGCGGATCGCCGCGGCCGCCGGACCGCCGTCGAACACGGTCTCCCGGGTCAGGTCCGGCCAGCGCTCGTCGCCGAAGAGGCGGTCGGTGGTGACCGGCTCGCCGGTGGCGTCGGCGACGGGGACCGGCCCGCCGTGCGCCAGCTGGGCCGGGATGAGCTGCTCGGCGACGCCCGCGGTGGCCAGCACCCGCAGCGGGCGGTCGCCGCGGCTGACGGTCAGGCCCGCGCCGAGCCAGCCGGGCAGCTCGCCCGAGATCCGCTCGAGCAGCGCCTGCAGCAATTCGGCCAGCGGTCTCCAGCGATCCGCCGCGTTCATGAGTGTCTCGGTCACCGAACCTCCACCGGTCTTGGTTCCCTTGATTTACCGCACCGCGCGGTGCTCCGCTCGCGGCGGCGCGGGGGTTTGTGGGACCGGCCACGCGGACGGGCGAAGCGCCGCGGCCGTCCGGCGCAACGGGATCACCCGGTGGCAGGCACCCCGAACGGGCGGTTTACCCCGCGGCGCGCGCGGGGTAGCTGGTCGGTGATCCGAGGAGGCGCCATGACCGACCGGTGGCACCGGTGATGTTCAGCGAAGTCGTCGTCGCCGGGCAGATCGCCCGCGACCTGGTGATCGAGGTCCCGGACGCGCCCACGGCTGGCTCGTCGGCCCCGGTCCGGCACCGGCAGGAGCTGCTCGGCGGGAAGGGCGCCAACCAGGCCGTGGCGCTGGGCCAGCTCGGGGTGTCGGTGTCCCTCGTCGGGGTGGTCGGCCGGGACCGCACCGGCGACACGCTGCTCGCCCAGGCCCGGGCCGACCGGATCGCGACCTCGCACGTCGTCCGCCGGGCGGGCACCGAGACCGCGCTGCTCGTCGACGTCGTCGACGACCACGGCCGGCGCCGCTACCTGGAGCACGTCCCGGAGGGCACGCTGCTCACCGAGAACGACGTCTTCGCCGCGTCCGCGCCGATCTCGGCCGCCGCGTCGCTCATCGTGCAGCTGCAGCAGCCCGCGCCGGTGGCACTGCTCGCCGCCCGGCTGGCGCACACCGCCGGCACCCGGGTCGTGCTCGACGGCGCACCGCAGGACGACGCGCTGACCTCCGAGCTGCTCGCCCCCGCCGACGTCGTGCGCGCCGACGGCCACGAAGCCGAGCTGCTCACCGGAAAGCCGGTCGACGACGTCGCCGCGGCCGCCCGCGCCGCGTCGGAGCTCCGGCGGCTCGGACCGTCCCTGGTCGTGCTCGAGGTTTCCGGGCAGGGCAACCTGTTCGCCGGGCCGGAGGGCACCTGGTTCGTGCCGGACGTCGAGACCCCCGTCGTCGACCCCACCGGCGCCGGCGACGCGCTCGTCGCCACCCTGACCGCGGCATTGACCCGCCGCCGTCCGCTGGAGACGGCGGCGAGCCTGGCCGTCGCGGCCGCCGCGGCGACGACCGGGCACGCGGGCGGCCGCCCGCACCTGTCCCGCGCGGAACTCGACCGGCTGCAGCCCCGGGAGCTGGAGACCGTGCGGGCCTGAGCGGCTACAGGCCCGGCAGTTTCTGTTCCAGGCCCAGCAGCACGGAGAACGGGTCGCCGCGCTCGGCCAGGCGATCCGGCACGTCCCGGATCGTCCACCGGTCCGGCGCGAGATCCGGGTCGTCGAGCTCGTCCCACTCCAGCGGCACCGAGACCGGCGCCCCGGGCCGGGGCCGGACGCTGTAGGGCGCGACGAGGGTCTTGTTCAGCACGTTCTGCGTGTAGTCGAGCCGGGCCCGGCCGCGGCGCTTGTCCTTCGTCCAGGCCCAGCTGACCAGATCGGGCAGCACCCGGCCGATCGTCTTGGACACCGTCTCCGCCCACGTGCGGGTCTGCTCGAAGGTGCAGTGCGGGGCGATCGGCACCCACACCTGGATCCCGCGCTGCCCGGTCACCTTGGGCCGGCCGGTCAGGCCGAGGTGCTCGAGCGCCGTCCGGTGCAGCCGCGCCAGGTCGAGAACCTCCTCGAAGGTCGTCTCCGGGCCGGGGTCGATGTCGAACAGCACCCACGTCGGCCGGTCGACGTCGGCGGCCCGGGAGGTCCAGGCGTGCAGCTCCAGCGCGCCGTAGTTCGCCAGCCAGGCCAGCGTGGCGACGCTGTCGGCGACGACGTACCGCCGGCTCTCCCCCGCCTCCGCGCGTTCGTTGCGCCAGGTCGTCAGCCAGTCCGGCGCGTGCTGCGGGACTTCCTTCTGCCAGAAGCCCGGCTCGGTGACGCCCTGCGGGAACCGGTGGGTGTTGAGCGGGCGGCCGGCCAGGTACGGCAGCATGACCGGCCCGACGGTGACGTAGTAGCGGATCAGGTCCCGTTTGGTGACGGGCTTCCCGCCGCTCGCCGCCGGGAAGAGCACCTTGTCCAGGTTGGTCAGGGCGAGTTCGCGGCCGGCCACCGACCACCGGCCCTTGGCGCCCAGGTCGTCGAGGGCGGCCAGTTCGTCGCCCGTCGGCGCCTGCCAGCCGCCGACGTGTTCCTCCGCCTCCGCGGCGGGTCGGTCGCCGTGCCACAACGCGTCGGGGGCGGCCGCGACCTCGTCGTTGGTGCGGCCGCTCTTCACCGAGTGCGGGTGGTCCTCGGCGTCCCAGCCGGCCTGGGCGTGCTCGTCCTGCTTGTGCAGGAGGAACCACTGGTCCTTTTCGCCGCGGCCGCTCCGCACGAGGACGAACCGGCCGGCCAGCTTCTCGCCTTCGAGGTCGAAGTGCAGTGTCCCGGCCTCGATCGCGCGTGCCGGGTCGGCTTCGACCGGCCGCCACACGCCGCGGTCCCAGACGATGACGTCGCCGCCGCCGTATTCGCCGCGCGGGATGACACCTTCGAAGCCGGCGTACTCGATCGGGTGATCTTCGACGTGCACGGCCAGCCGGCGGGCCTTCGGGTCCAGCGTGGGCCCCTTCGGCACCGCCCAGCTGACCAGCACGCCGTCGAGCTCGAGGCGGAAGTCGTAGTGCAGCCGGCGGGCCCGGTGCCGCTGCACCACGAACCGGTGGCCGTCCGGCCCGGCCGCGCCGCCGGCCGGCTCCGCGGTGCGGTCGAAGTCGCGCATCTGCTGGTAGCGCCGCAGTTTGCGGGCCGGATCGGCTGCCATGCCCCGGGAGTACCCACTCAGTCCGGAGCCGACCACGGCGGGTTCTTCTTCGCCAGCTCCTCGTATTCGGCGACCTCCTGCGGGGTCGGATCGAGGCCGGCCTCCTCGGCGAACTCCTCCGGATCGACGGCGTCGTCGGGCTCGGTCATCCCGCTCAGCCTCCCAGCGCGCCGCGGATGAGGTCGCGGGCCCGGTCCATGATCGCCGCGGGCGGGCCAAGCAGCAGGTTGGCCTTCGCGCTCTCCACGCCGGGGTGCGGGCGGGTCGGCCCGACCGCTTCGGCGACCTTGGCGGTCGCGGCCATCGCGCGCAGCCGCTCCGGCGGGCGGTGCGCCCGCAGCAGCGGGAACTCCTCGCGCTCTTCGTGCTCGGCGTGCGCGAGCACGTCGTCCCGCAGCTGGACGAGCAGCGTGTCGAAGCCGTCGGCGTCCGGGCCCATCTTCTGCAGGGTGGTCAGCAGTTCCTTGGCCCGGTGCTCCTCGCCCAGCCGCGCGTCGACGACGGGCTCGGCCGCGGGCTCCAGATCGCGGATCTCCGGGTGCACGACCAGTTCCTCCGCCGTCTCGTGCACGGCCAGCAGCCGCACGAGGTCGTGGAACAGCTCCCGCCGCCGGTCGCCGTCGGCGGTCTCCAGCGCGGCGAACAGCTCGCGGATCTCCCGGTGCTGCCGCTGCAGCAACTCGATGACGTCTTCGTCGTGGTGCGCCATGAACGCCTCCTCCTGGGTCTCGTACTCCGTCGGACGCGGCGTTCCCCGTCCCCGGCGGGTTACTCGTCGCGACGGGCGACTGTGAGCCACAGCGCGCCCACCGCGGCCACCCCGAGCCCGACGACGGCCCACCACGACCACCAGCCGAAGAACGCGACAACCAGCCCCACGGCGACGAGCACACCCCCGCCGACGGTGGCCGTGTCGTCATCGGCCCGCACGGTGAAGGCCATCAGCCCACCCGCCCGTCAACGGCGGCCACGACCAACGCGGCACAGCGCGCGACGGTCAGGCCTCGTTCTCTGGCCATGGAAGACAACGCAGCCTGCGCGGCGGCGCGGTTGAGCCCTTGCGCGGCAAGGACTTCCAGCGCCAGACCGACGACATCGGTGGCGGGCGGGGTTGCGGTGCGCACGGGCATCGGGAGACCTCCGGCTGATTCGGCGGCGAAACGAACGCGACCGGATACCCCGCCGCGCCGGGTTTCACACCCTTTCACCGAACCCTCCCGGTGCCGCGGGTTCAACTCTTGCCGAGCCCTCATCCGCCGGCCGCGGGCGCTGAGCGCTCTGGTGCGCTCGGCCGCAGCACCTCGCCGGCACCTCCGCGCGCTTGCCCAGACGAGCCACTCCGCGCCGAGCACACCGGCGCGCACTCGACCCGGTCAGCCACACTGCACGGCCCGCCCACCCGGCGCGCGCTCACCTCCCCGCGAGCCACACCGCGGTGTCCGGCGGCACCCTGCCCCCGTCGAGCAGCCCGCTCGCCAGCAGCACCCGCGCGTCCCCCGGCAGCTCGCACGGCTCCTCACCCAGGTTCACCACGCAGCCGAACCCCGGCTCGCGCCGGAACCACAGCACCCCCTCCGGCGCGGGCGACCACGTCAGCGTCCCGTCCCCCAGTGCCGGGTGCTCCCGGCGGGTCGCGAGCGCCGCGCGGTACAGCCTGAGCATCGAGTCCGGGTCGGCCGCCTGGGCCTCCGCGGTCCGGGTCCGCCAGCCGGCCGGCTGCGGGAGCCACGGTGGCACGCCGTTGCCGGTGAACCCGAACGGTGGTGCCGTCCCCGACCACGGCAGCGGTACCCGGCAGCCGTCGCGGCCGCGGCGGGTGTGGCCGGACCGCTCCCACGTCGGGTCGGCGAGCACCGCCTCGGGCAGGTCCTCGACCTCCGCCAGGCCCAGTTCCTCGCCCTGGTACAGATACGCGCCGCCGGGCAGCGCGAGCATCAGCAGCAGCGCCGCCCTGGCCCGGCGCGTCCCGAGCCGGCCGCCGCCGAAGCGGGTGACGTGCCGGACCACGTCGTGGTTCGACAGCACCCACGTCGCCGGGGCGCCGACCGCGTGCAGCGCCTCCAGCGTCCCGTCGATCACCTCGCGCAGCGCGGCGGGATCCCAGGCGCAGCGCAGGAAGTCGAAGTTGAACGCCGTGTGCAGCTCGTCCGGCCGGACGTACCGGGCGAGCCGGTCCGGGCGGTCGACCCACGCCTCCGCGACGAACACGCGGTCCGCGCCGAACCCGGCCGCGACCTGGCGCCACGACCGGTAGATCTCGTGCACGCCGTCGCGGTCCCAGTGCGGGTGGCGGCTGCGGTCGGGCGGCCGCACGATCCCTTCGTCGTCGACGCCGAGGTCGGGGAACTCCGGATCCTTGAGCAGGCCGTGGGCGACGTCGATGCGGACGCCGTCCACCCCACGCTCGAACCAGAACCGCAGCACGTCCTCGAAGTCGGCGCGGACCTCGGGGTGGTCCCAGTTGAGGTCCGGCTGCTCCGGGGCGAACAGGTGCAGGTACCACTCGCCGTCCGGCGCGCGCGTCCAGGCGGGGCCGCCGAAGACGCTGCGCCAGTCGTTCGGCGGCCGGTCGCCGCGGCCGGGCCGGAAGTGGTAGCGCGCGCGTTCGGGAGAGCCGGGACCTGCCGCCAGCGCGGCGCGGAACCACCGGTGCCGGTCGGAGGTGTGGTTGGGGACGACGTCGATCACGACCCGCAGCCCGAGCCGGTGCGCCTCGGTGATCAGCGCGACGGCGTCGTCGTCGGTGCCGAACAGCGGGTCGACGGCCCGGTGGTCCTCGACGTCGTACCCGCCGTCGACCATCGGCGAGCGGTACCACGGCGTGGTCCAGACGGCGTCGACCCCGAGTTCGGCCAGGTAGCCGAGCCGGCCGCGGAGACCGGCGAGATCGCCGGTGCCGTCGCCGTCCGCGTCGGCGAAGCTGCGGACGTAGACCTCGTAGACCACGGCATCGCGCCACCAGTCGTCCATGCACCCGAGTATCTACGCTGGGGCGGTGACCGACGCGTGGGAATGGGACCCGTCCCTCTATTCGGGCAGCGCGGAGTACTACGCGCGGGGCCGAGCGGCGTACCCCGCCGAACTCGCCACGGCCTTCGCCGCCGAACTCGGGCTGGACGGATCGGGACGGCTGCTCGACGTCGGCTGCGGACCGGGATCGCTGACGCTGCTGCTGGCCGGGCTGTTCGAGGAGGCGGTGGGACTCGACGCCGACGGCGCCATGCTCGCCGAAGCGGCCCGGCAGGCGGCGGGCGCCGGGAACTGCCGCTGGGTGCACCGGCGCGCGGAGGAGCTGCCCGCCGGGCTGGGCCGCTTCCGGCTGGTGACGTTCGCGCAGTCGTTCCACTGGTTCGACCGGCCGCGCGTCGCGGCGGCGGTGCGGGAAATGCTGACGCCGGACGGCGTCTGCGCCCACGTGCACGCGTCGACGCACGAGAGCGTGCACCCGGCGATCGCGGAGCTGGTGCGCGAGTACCTCGGCCCGGTGCGGCGCGCGGGCCAGGGCGTGCTGCCGGACGGCACGGCGGGCGGCGAGGCGGAGATCTACCGGGCGGCGGGCTTCCACGGCCCGCGGCGGTTCGAGGTGCCGGGGCGCGTCGTGACGCGCACGGTCGACGAGGTCGTCGCGGGCGTGTTTTCGCTGTCGAGCTCGGCGCCGCACCTGTTCGGCACGGGGCGGGCCGGGTTCGAGGCGGCCCTGCGGCGGCGGCTGGCCCCGGCGGAGACGTTCACCGTGCGGTTGCGGGAGATCGCCGTCGACCTGTGGTTCACCAGGGGTTGTTGAAGTCCTCGTCCTCTTCGACGGCGGCCCGCGGGCGCCGCGTGGCCCGCGGCTCGTCCCGCACGGGCCGCGGCGCCGGTTCGAACCCGGCGGAGTACGCCTCGGCGTCGAAGGCGGAGGCCGGTTCGGCGTGCGAGCGGTCGGTGCTCCATCCGGACTTGGTCTTGCGCTGCGCCATTTCGCGGACGTGCTGGACGTACCGCTCGGCGGCCTGGACCTGCTTGGTCATGTATTCGTGCGAGCGCGCCTTGATCTCTTCGCCCTGCTGTTCGCGCAGGGCACGGCGATCGGCCTGTTCGCGGACGAGGCCGTCCAGCTCGGCCTTCATCGCGGCGATGTCGGTCATGCGTGCTCCTACCTGATCCGGGCGGACGGCGGGTCTTCGTCGTCGAGCGAGCCGATGATCCGCCGCCCGGGCTCACCGAGGTTGTCGAAGACGGCGCCTTCGATCCGGTAGGCGGGCGCGCGGCGTTCGGTGTCGCCGCCACCTTGGGCACCGGCGCCGCCCATCGCGCCCATGCCGGGCATGCCGGCCATCGACGAGCCGGGCGCGCCGGCGGCGCCGGGCGTCCCGGCGGCCGACGCGAACGCGGGCTGGGGATGGGCGCCGCCGGCCCCGGTGTGGGCACCGCCGGAGACGGGGCTTTCGCCGAGTCCCCCGCCGGCGGGCTCGAAGCCGGCACCGGAGAAGCCGGCGTGGGCGCCGCCGCCGATGCCGGCCGCCGCGGGGGCGGAGTGGGCGCCGCCGCCGCCCGGTGAGGCCGGGTCGCCGGCGGGTTTGCCGTCGCTGCCGGCGTGATCCGAGCCGCTGCCCGGCGAGGTCGGGTCGGCAAAGCCGCTGACGTGGGAACTGCCGCCGGCGCCCGGGGTGCTGGAGTCGCTGCCGGGTTCGCTGCCGGGCGAGGACGGGTCGTTCGCCGCGAGGTCGTCGAGGGTTCCGCGGTGGGTCGGCAGGTCGTCGAGCCGTTTGGCGGGTGTGCTGCCGAGGGCGTCCGCCGGTTTGTCGTCGTCGCCCAGGGTGTACGTCGTCGGGGTGCCCTTGCCGTCGTCGACCGTCACCACCGTGGGGCCGTCCGGGCCGTCGGGGCGCTCGGCCGTGATCTCGAGGTCGCCGTCGCGGATGTGGATCTTGCCGTCCGGGCCGGGGTGGTACGTGTCCGCGTCCGTCCCTTGTGGACCGTCGGCGGGCGTGGCTTCCGACCAGTCGAGCTTGAAGTCCTTCGGGTCGCCGGGGCCGTCGCCGACCTTGATGTCCATCTTGCCGTCGGCGTCCGGCTCGGTCATCTCGAACGTCTTGTCGCCCTGCTTGACCTTCAGGACTTCCGGCTCGTCGTCGCCCTTGGCGTCGCCGAGGAGGCCGTCGGGGCCGTCGACGTCCTTCAGCGCCTTGCCGTCGTCGGTTCCGGGGGCTCCGCCCAGGCCGCCCGCGTCGTCGCCCGACTCCGTCTCGATGCCCGGGCCGCTGAACTCCTTCAGTGCGTCCGCGGCCTTCTTCTTCGCCGCCTCGGCGGCCTCCTGGCCGCTGTCGGGCGGCGGCACCGAAGACGGTGTCGTGCTGTCGGAACCCCCGCCCGACCCGCCACCCGAGCCGAGGCCGGCGCCCGCGCCGGACTCCGTCTGGATGCCCGGGCCGCTGAACTGGTTCA belongs to Amycolatopsis tolypomycina and includes:
- a CDS encoding ANTAR domain-containing protein is translated as MTETLMNAADRWRPLAELLQALLERISGELPGWLGAGLTVSRGDRPLRVLATAGVAEQLIPAQLAHGGPVPVADATGEPVTTDRLFGDERWPDLTRETVFDGGPAAAAIRGAAALPGFWDEDGAFVLSVTLDRSPGEATLAVLQRYAKLTEMTLVVAETATAGDPDQMLDLLASRAAIEQAKGAIMAVRRCPPEEAWQTLRRASQEFNVKVRELAVALVEHVGGHLAVPPEGTREILPGAPARHAAERLWAAFTTVSP
- a CDS encoding PfkB family carbohydrate kinase — its product is MFSEVVVAGQIARDLVIEVPDAPTAGSSAPVRHRQELLGGKGANQAVALGQLGVSVSLVGVVGRDRTGDTLLAQARADRIATSHVVRRAGTETALLVDVVDDHGRRRYLEHVPEGTLLTENDVFAASAPISAAASLIVQLQQPAPVALLAARLAHTAGTRVVLDGAPQDDALTSELLAPADVVRADGHEAELLTGKPVDDVAAAARAASELRRLGPSLVVLEVSGQGNLFAGPEGTWFVPDVETPVVDPTGAGDALVATLTAALTRRRPLETAASLAVAAAAATTGHAGGRPHLSRAELDRLQPRELETVRA
- the ligD gene encoding non-homologous end-joining DNA ligase, which encodes MAADPARKLRRYQQMRDFDRTAEPAGGAAGPDGHRFVVQRHRARRLHYDFRLELDGVLVSWAVPKGPTLDPKARRLAVHVEDHPIEYAGFEGVIPRGEYGGGDVIVWDRGVWRPVEADPARAIEAGTLHFDLEGEKLAGRFVLVRSGRGEKDQWFLLHKQDEHAQAGWDAEDHPHSVKSGRTNDEVAAAPDALWHGDRPAAEAEEHVGGWQAPTGDELAALDDLGAKGRWSVAGRELALTNLDKVLFPAASGGKPVTKRDLIRYYVTVGPVMLPYLAGRPLNTHRFPQGVTEPGFWQKEVPQHAPDWLTTWRNERAEAGESRRYVVADSVATLAWLANYGALELHAWTSRAADVDRPTWVLFDIDPGPETTFEEVLDLARLHRTALEHLGLTGRPKVTGQRGIQVWVPIAPHCTFEQTRTWAETVSKTIGRVLPDLVSWAWTKDKRRGRARLDYTQNVLNKTLVAPYSVRPRPGAPVSVPLEWDELDDPDLAPDRWTIRDVPDRLAERGDPFSVLLGLEQKLPGL
- a CDS encoding hemerythrin domain-containing protein, encoding MAHHDEDVIELLQRQHREIRELFAALETADGDRRRELFHDLVRLLAVHETAEELVVHPEIRDLEPAAEPVVDARLGEEHRAKELLTTLQKMGPDADGFDTLLVQLRDDVLAHAEHEEREEFPLLRAHRPPERLRAMAATAKVAEAVGPTRPHPGVESAKANLLLGPPAAIMDRARDLIRGALGG
- a CDS encoding glycoside hydrolase family 13 protein, yielding MDDWWRDAVVYEVYVRSFADADGDGTGDLAGLRGRLGYLAELGVDAVWTTPWYRSPMVDGGYDVEDHRAVDPLFGTDDDAVALITEAHRLGLRVVIDVVPNHTSDRHRWFRAALAAGPGSPERARYHFRPGRGDRPPNDWRSVFGGPAWTRAPDGEWYLHLFAPEQPDLNWDHPEVRADFEDVLRFWFERGVDGVRIDVAHGLLKDPEFPDLGVDDEGIVRPPDRSRHPHWDRDGVHEIYRSWRQVAAGFGADRVFVAEAWVDRPDRLARYVRPDELHTAFNFDFLRCAWDPAALREVIDGTLEALHAVGAPATWVLSNHDVVRHVTRFGGGRLGTRRARAALLLMLALPGGAYLYQGEELGLAEVEDLPEAVLADPTWERSGHTRRGRDGCRVPLPWSGTAPPFGFTGNGVPPWLPQPAGWRTRTAEAQAADPDSMLRLYRAALATRREHPALGDGTLTWSPAPEGVLWFRREPGFGCVVNLGEEPCELPGDARVLLASGLLDGGRVPPDTAVWLAGR
- a CDS encoding class I SAM-dependent methyltransferase, translating into MTDAWEWDPSLYSGSAEYYARGRAAYPAELATAFAAELGLDGSGRLLDVGCGPGSLTLLLAGLFEEAVGLDADGAMLAEAARQAAGAGNCRWVHRRAEELPAGLGRFRLVTFAQSFHWFDRPRVAAAVREMLTPDGVCAHVHASTHESVHPAIAELVREYLGPVRRAGQGVLPDGTAGGEAEIYRAAGFHGPRRFEVPGRVVTRTVDEVVAGVFSLSSSAPHLFGTGRAGFEAALRRRLAPAETFTVRLREIAVDLWFTRGC